A region from the Gossypium hirsutum isolate 1008001.06 chromosome A08, Gossypium_hirsutum_v2.1, whole genome shotgun sequence genome encodes:
- the LOC107895130 gene encoding protein prenyltransferase alpha subunit repeat-containing protein 1 isoform X1 produces MDLLNQLETILESDPLIDEVGLIHPSQFITLSKECSESSNSSADGAFRPANTKFWNRDHKLGISTEILLPVCKAAKSAFMDAMEQYKTHSDLSVNKHEDKNMVYPSSSCQSFESEVMKHSRALLLLSCDLGTAWNARKLVVSKKQQLPMFTDELHLSALVLSYSHKSEQAWSHRRWVIKMIAGKYSNLQQIIAKESELVEKIAERSKMNYRAWNHRCWLVSYMTREQMLYELKKSRDWAGLHVADNSCFHYRRRLMLGISENKQGDDPSYDVENYQVVKEELDLNEALIKRYIGREALWLHRRFLSLCLIRHWMTTTDGISCHSTSMANEINIFLDKELCLLDPCSTIQDMEFEDFEAQAIYSTMYFLWLIKQIPEFRKIELQEKLKAGNLKNILHKTCPERSFLWDVLEL; encoded by the exons ATGGATCTGCTAAATCAGTTGGAGACAATTTTGGAATCTGATCCTCTCAT AGATGAAGTGGGGCTTATTCACCCATCTCAGTTTATCACTCTCAGCAAAGAGTGCAGTGAATCCAGTAATTCATCCGCGGATGGTGCTTTCAGACCAGCAAATACGAAATTTTGGAATAGAGATCATAAGTTGGGAATTTCCACTGAGATTCTTCTTCCCGTGTGTAAAGCTGCAAAAAGTGCATTTATGGATGCGATGGAACAATATAAGACACATAGTGACTTATCGGTTAATAAGCACGAGGATAAGAACATGGTTTATCCTTCATCATCTTGCCAATCTTTCGAAAGTGAAGTCATGAAGCACAGTAGAGCGCTTTTATTGTTAAGTTGTGATCTTGGCACAGCTTGGAATGCCAG GAAGCTAGTTGTGTCGAAGAAGCAGCAGCTGCCAATGTTTACGGATGAACTTCACTTGTCTGCACTTGTTCTTTCTTATTCACATAAAAGTGAACAAGCTTGGAGTCACAGGCGGTGGGTGATCAAGATGATTGCTGGGAAATATTCGAATCTGCAACAGATCATAGCAAAAGAATCCGAGCTCGTTGAAAAAATAGCCGAG AGATCAAAAATGAACTATCGAGCTTGGAATCATCGCTGCTGGTTAGTTTCCTATATGACTAGAGAACAG ATGCTTTACGAGTTAAAGAAATCCAGAGATTGGGCTGGGCTGCATGTTGCCGATAATTCATGTTTTCACTATCGCAGA CGGCTAATGCTCGGGATTTCAGAGAATAAACAAGGTGACGACCCTTCTTATGATGTAGAAAACTATCAAGTCGTGAAG GAGGAACTTGATTTGAATGAAGCGTTAATAAAACGTTATATAGGAAGAGAG GCTCTCTGGCTTCATCGTCGTTTCCTGTCCCTTTGTTTGATACGGCATTGGATGACAACTACAGATGGTATTTCGTGCCATTCCACCAGCATGGCTAACGAAATCAATATCTTTTTGGATAAAGAATTATGTCTCCTAGATCCCTGCTCGACCATTCAAGATATGGAATTCGAGGATTTCGAAGCACAAGCAATTTATTCAACAATGTACTTTCTATGGTTGATAAAG CAAATTCCTGAATTTAGGAAGATTGAACTTCAAGAAAAGCTAAAAGCAGGAAACCTGAAGAACATACTACATAAGACATGTCCAGAAAGATCTTTCCTTTGGGATGTTTTGGAATTATAG
- the LOC107895130 gene encoding protein prenyltransferase alpha subunit repeat-containing protein 1 isoform X2, producing the protein MDLLNQLETILESDPLIDEVGLIHPSQFITLSKECSESSNSSADGAFRPANTKFWNRDHKLGISTEILLPVCKAAKSAFMDAMEQYKTHSDLSVNKHEDKNMVYPSSSCQSFESEVMKHSRALLLLSCDLGTAWNARKLVVSKKQQLPMFTDELHLSALVLSYSHKSEQAWSHRRWVIKMIAGKYSNLQQIIAKESELVEKIAERSKMNYRAWNHRCWLVSYMTREQMLYELKKSRDWAGLHVADNSCFHYRRRLMLGISENKQGDDPSYDVENYQVVKALWLHRRFLSLCLIRHWMTTTDGISCHSTSMANEINIFLDKELCLLDPCSTIQDMEFEDFEAQAIYSTMYFLWLIKQIPEFRKIELQEKLKAGNLKNILHKTCPERSFLWDVLEL; encoded by the exons ATGGATCTGCTAAATCAGTTGGAGACAATTTTGGAATCTGATCCTCTCAT AGATGAAGTGGGGCTTATTCACCCATCTCAGTTTATCACTCTCAGCAAAGAGTGCAGTGAATCCAGTAATTCATCCGCGGATGGTGCTTTCAGACCAGCAAATACGAAATTTTGGAATAGAGATCATAAGTTGGGAATTTCCACTGAGATTCTTCTTCCCGTGTGTAAAGCTGCAAAAAGTGCATTTATGGATGCGATGGAACAATATAAGACACATAGTGACTTATCGGTTAATAAGCACGAGGATAAGAACATGGTTTATCCTTCATCATCTTGCCAATCTTTCGAAAGTGAAGTCATGAAGCACAGTAGAGCGCTTTTATTGTTAAGTTGTGATCTTGGCACAGCTTGGAATGCCAG GAAGCTAGTTGTGTCGAAGAAGCAGCAGCTGCCAATGTTTACGGATGAACTTCACTTGTCTGCACTTGTTCTTTCTTATTCACATAAAAGTGAACAAGCTTGGAGTCACAGGCGGTGGGTGATCAAGATGATTGCTGGGAAATATTCGAATCTGCAACAGATCATAGCAAAAGAATCCGAGCTCGTTGAAAAAATAGCCGAG AGATCAAAAATGAACTATCGAGCTTGGAATCATCGCTGCTGGTTAGTTTCCTATATGACTAGAGAACAG ATGCTTTACGAGTTAAAGAAATCCAGAGATTGGGCTGGGCTGCATGTTGCCGATAATTCATGTTTTCACTATCGCAGA CGGCTAATGCTCGGGATTTCAGAGAATAAACAAGGTGACGACCCTTCTTATGATGTAGAAAACTATCAAGTCGTGAAG GCTCTCTGGCTTCATCGTCGTTTCCTGTCCCTTTGTTTGATACGGCATTGGATGACAACTACAGATGGTATTTCGTGCCATTCCACCAGCATGGCTAACGAAATCAATATCTTTTTGGATAAAGAATTATGTCTCCTAGATCCCTGCTCGACCATTCAAGATATGGAATTCGAGGATTTCGAAGCACAAGCAATTTATTCAACAATGTACTTTCTATGGTTGATAAAG CAAATTCCTGAATTTAGGAAGATTGAACTTCAAGAAAAGCTAAAAGCAGGAAACCTGAAGAACATACTACATAAGACATGTCCAGAAAGATCTTTCCTTTGGGATGTTTTGGAATTATAG
- the LOC107895130 gene encoding protein prenyltransferase alpha subunit repeat-containing protein 1 isoform X3 produces MDAMEQYKTHSDLSVNKHEDKNMVYPSSSCQSFESEVMKHSRALLLLSCDLGTAWNARKLVVSKKQQLPMFTDELHLSALVLSYSHKSEQAWSHRRWVIKMIAGKYSNLQQIIAKESELVEKIAERSKMNYRAWNHRCWLVSYMTREQMLYELKKSRDWAGLHVADNSCFHYRRRLMLGISENKQGDDPSYDVENYQVVKEELDLNEALIKRYIGREALWLHRRFLSLCLIRHWMTTTDGISCHSTSMANEINIFLDKELCLLDPCSTIQDMEFEDFEAQAIYSTMYFLWLIKQIPEFRKIELQEKLKAGNLKNILHKTCPERSFLWDVLEL; encoded by the exons ATGGATGCGATGGAACAATATAAGACACATAGTGACTTATCGGTTAATAAGCACGAGGATAAGAACATGGTTTATCCTTCATCATCTTGCCAATCTTTCGAAAGTGAAGTCATGAAGCACAGTAGAGCGCTTTTATTGTTAAGTTGTGATCTTGGCACAGCTTGGAATGCCAG GAAGCTAGTTGTGTCGAAGAAGCAGCAGCTGCCAATGTTTACGGATGAACTTCACTTGTCTGCACTTGTTCTTTCTTATTCACATAAAAGTGAACAAGCTTGGAGTCACAGGCGGTGGGTGATCAAGATGATTGCTGGGAAATATTCGAATCTGCAACAGATCATAGCAAAAGAATCCGAGCTCGTTGAAAAAATAGCCGAG AGATCAAAAATGAACTATCGAGCTTGGAATCATCGCTGCTGGTTAGTTTCCTATATGACTAGAGAACAG ATGCTTTACGAGTTAAAGAAATCCAGAGATTGGGCTGGGCTGCATGTTGCCGATAATTCATGTTTTCACTATCGCAGA CGGCTAATGCTCGGGATTTCAGAGAATAAACAAGGTGACGACCCTTCTTATGATGTAGAAAACTATCAAGTCGTGAAG GAGGAACTTGATTTGAATGAAGCGTTAATAAAACGTTATATAGGAAGAGAG GCTCTCTGGCTTCATCGTCGTTTCCTGTCCCTTTGTTTGATACGGCATTGGATGACAACTACAGATGGTATTTCGTGCCATTCCACCAGCATGGCTAACGAAATCAATATCTTTTTGGATAAAGAATTATGTCTCCTAGATCCCTGCTCGACCATTCAAGATATGGAATTCGAGGATTTCGAAGCACAAGCAATTTATTCAACAATGTACTTTCTATGGTTGATAAAG CAAATTCCTGAATTTAGGAAGATTGAACTTCAAGAAAAGCTAAAAGCAGGAAACCTGAAGAACATACTACATAAGACATGTCCAGAAAGATCTTTCCTTTGGGATGTTTTGGAATTATAG
- the LOC107895153 gene encoding casein kinase I isoform X1 has product MDRVVGGKFKIGRKIGAGSFGELYLGVNTETGEEIAIKMEPAKTRHPQLHYESKLYMLLQGGTGIPQLKWFGVEGDYNVMVIELLGPSLEDLYNYCNRKLSLKSVLMLADQLINRVEFMHSRGFLHRDIKPDNFLMGLGRKANQVYIIDYGLAKKYRDLQSHKHIPYRENKNLTGTARYASVNTHLGVEQSRRDDLESLGYVLMYFLRGSLPWQGLKAGTKKQKYDKISEKKMVTPVEVLCKSYPSEFVSYFHYCRSLRFEDKPDYSYLKRLFRELFIREGYQFDFVYDWTILKYPQLTGSSRQRPSSGKAALNSGASAERTEKLSAGREQRDRSSGAVEVFTRKNASGGGHLSDPSKQKVSEKALPAKDEDNDSGRGRSSTTRPSSLSKRAVASSSRPTTSSVGPSDRSSWLLSGSSRLSGGQRLHSGSEPRSSLSKATTSQAIREDQNQSFERHSRVTDDRK; this is encoded by the exons atGGATCGTGTTGTTGGTGGAAAGTTTAAAATTGGTCGAAAGATAGGAGCTGGATCTTTTGGCGAGCTTTACCTCG GGGTCAATACAGAGACAGGGGAAGAAATTGCTATAAAGATG GAACCTGCGAAGACCAGGCACCCTCAGCTTCACTACGAGTCAAAGTTGTACATGCTTCTTCAAGGCGGAA CGGGAATTCCCCAACTCAAGTGGTTTGGGGTTGAAGGTGACTACAATGTTATGGTTATTGAGCTTCTAGGGCCAAGCCTTGAGGACTTGTACAACTACTGCAATCGAAAGCTCTCTTTGAAGTCTGTGTTAATGCTTGCAGATCAGTTA ATCAACAGAGTTGAGTTTATGCACTCAAGGGGATTTCTTCACCGTGATATAAAACCCGATAACTTTCTGATGGGTTTGGGACGAAAAGCAAATCAG GTGTATATCATTGATTATGGCCTTGCTAAAAAGTATAGGGATCTTCAAAGTCATAAACACATACCCTATAG AGAGAACAAGAATCTTACAGGCACAGCTCGATATGCAAGCGTTAACACTCACCTTGGAGTTG AACAAAGCCGAAGAGATGATTTGGAATCACTGGGTTATGTGCTCATGTATTTCTTACGAGGAAG CCTCCCCTGGCAGGGCCTGAAGGCAGGAACAAAGAagcaaaaatatgataaaatcaGTGAAAAGAAGATGGTAACCCCTGTTGAG GTACTCTGCAAGTCATATCCATCAGAGTTTGTATCATACTTCCATTATTGTCGTTCATTACGCTTTGAAGACAAACCGGATTATTCATATTTGAAGAGGCTTTTCCGTGAGTTGTTTATTCGAGAGG GATATCAGTTTGACTTTGTGTATGACTGGACCATACTCAAGTATCCACAGCTCACTGGTAGCTCCAGACAACGG CCGTCTAGTGGAAAAGCTGCCTTAAATTCTGGAGCATCTGCCGAAAGAACAGAAAAGCTATCAG CAGGACGAGAGCAACGAGATAGATCTTCAGGTGCCGTTGAGGTATTTACAAGGAAAAATGCATCAGGTGGTGGACATCTTAGTGATCCTTCAAAACAGAAGGTATCAGAGAAGGCATTGCCAGCAAAAGATGAG GATAATGATTCTGGAAGGGGACGAAGTTCTACCACCCGTCCTAGCAGCTTGTCCAAGAGAGCAGTTGCCTCAAGCAGCAGGCCGACAACCTCTTCTGTGGGGCCCAGCGATAGATCAAGTTGGCTTCTTTCAGGTAGTAGTCGCCTCTCAGGAGGCCAGAGACTCCATTCTGGGTCTGAGCCAAGATCATCTCTCTCCAAAGCTACAACTTCACAAGCTATCCGTGAAGATCAGAATCAAAGCTTCGAGCGCCATTCAAGGGTTACAGATGATAGAAAGTGA
- the LOC107895153 gene encoding casein kinase I isoform X2 gives MDRVVGGKFKIGRKIGAGSFGELYLGVNTETGEEIAIKMEPAKTRHPQLHYESKLYMLLQGGTGIPQLKWFGVEGDYNVMVIELLGPSLEDLYNYCNRKLSLKSVLMLADQLINRVEFMHSRGFLHRDIKPDNFLMGLGRKANQVYIIDYGLAKKYRDLQSHKHIPYRENKNLTGTARYASVNTHLGVEQSRRDDLESLGYVLMYFLRGSLPWQGLKAGTKKQKYDKISEKKMVTPVEVLCKSYPSEFVSYFHYCRSLRFEDKPDYSYLKRLFRELFIREGYQFDFVYDWTILKYPQLTGSSRQRPSSGKAALNSGASAERTEKLSGREQRDRSSGAVEVFTRKNASGGGHLSDPSKQKVSEKALPAKDEDNDSGRGRSSTTRPSSLSKRAVASSSRPTTSSVGPSDRSSWLLSGSSRLSGGQRLHSGSEPRSSLSKATTSQAIREDQNQSFERHSRVTDDRK, from the exons atGGATCGTGTTGTTGGTGGAAAGTTTAAAATTGGTCGAAAGATAGGAGCTGGATCTTTTGGCGAGCTTTACCTCG GGGTCAATACAGAGACAGGGGAAGAAATTGCTATAAAGATG GAACCTGCGAAGACCAGGCACCCTCAGCTTCACTACGAGTCAAAGTTGTACATGCTTCTTCAAGGCGGAA CGGGAATTCCCCAACTCAAGTGGTTTGGGGTTGAAGGTGACTACAATGTTATGGTTATTGAGCTTCTAGGGCCAAGCCTTGAGGACTTGTACAACTACTGCAATCGAAAGCTCTCTTTGAAGTCTGTGTTAATGCTTGCAGATCAGTTA ATCAACAGAGTTGAGTTTATGCACTCAAGGGGATTTCTTCACCGTGATATAAAACCCGATAACTTTCTGATGGGTTTGGGACGAAAAGCAAATCAG GTGTATATCATTGATTATGGCCTTGCTAAAAAGTATAGGGATCTTCAAAGTCATAAACACATACCCTATAG AGAGAACAAGAATCTTACAGGCACAGCTCGATATGCAAGCGTTAACACTCACCTTGGAGTTG AACAAAGCCGAAGAGATGATTTGGAATCACTGGGTTATGTGCTCATGTATTTCTTACGAGGAAG CCTCCCCTGGCAGGGCCTGAAGGCAGGAACAAAGAagcaaaaatatgataaaatcaGTGAAAAGAAGATGGTAACCCCTGTTGAG GTACTCTGCAAGTCATATCCATCAGAGTTTGTATCATACTTCCATTATTGTCGTTCATTACGCTTTGAAGACAAACCGGATTATTCATATTTGAAGAGGCTTTTCCGTGAGTTGTTTATTCGAGAGG GATATCAGTTTGACTTTGTGTATGACTGGACCATACTCAAGTATCCACAGCTCACTGGTAGCTCCAGACAACGG CCGTCTAGTGGAAAAGCTGCCTTAAATTCTGGAGCATCTGCCGAAAGAACAGAAAAGCTATCAG GACGAGAGCAACGAGATAGATCTTCAGGTGCCGTTGAGGTATTTACAAGGAAAAATGCATCAGGTGGTGGACATCTTAGTGATCCTTCAAAACAGAAGGTATCAGAGAAGGCATTGCCAGCAAAAGATGAG GATAATGATTCTGGAAGGGGACGAAGTTCTACCACCCGTCCTAGCAGCTTGTCCAAGAGAGCAGTTGCCTCAAGCAGCAGGCCGACAACCTCTTCTGTGGGGCCCAGCGATAGATCAAGTTGGCTTCTTTCAGGTAGTAGTCGCCTCTCAGGAGGCCAGAGACTCCATTCTGGGTCTGAGCCAAGATCATCTCTCTCCAAAGCTACAACTTCACAAGCTATCCGTGAAGATCAGAATCAAAGCTTCGAGCGCCATTCAAGGGTTACAGATGATAGAAAGTGA
- the LOC107895153 gene encoding casein kinase 1 isoform X3 — protein sequence MVIELLGPSLEDLYNYCNRKLSLKSVLMLADQLINRVEFMHSRGFLHRDIKPDNFLMGLGRKANQVYIIDYGLAKKYRDLQSHKHIPYRENKNLTGTARYASVNTHLGVEQSRRDDLESLGYVLMYFLRGSLPWQGLKAGTKKQKYDKISEKKMVTPVEVLCKSYPSEFVSYFHYCRSLRFEDKPDYSYLKRLFRELFIREGYQFDFVYDWTILKYPQLTGSSRQRPSSGKAALNSGASAERTEKLSAGREQRDRSSGAVEVFTRKNASGGGHLSDPSKQKVSEKALPAKDEDNDSGRGRSSTTRPSSLSKRAVASSSRPTTSSVGPSDRSSWLLSGSSRLSGGQRLHSGSEPRSSLSKATTSQAIREDQNQSFERHSRVTDDRK from the exons ATGGTTATTGAGCTTCTAGGGCCAAGCCTTGAGGACTTGTACAACTACTGCAATCGAAAGCTCTCTTTGAAGTCTGTGTTAATGCTTGCAGATCAGTTA ATCAACAGAGTTGAGTTTATGCACTCAAGGGGATTTCTTCACCGTGATATAAAACCCGATAACTTTCTGATGGGTTTGGGACGAAAAGCAAATCAG GTGTATATCATTGATTATGGCCTTGCTAAAAAGTATAGGGATCTTCAAAGTCATAAACACATACCCTATAG AGAGAACAAGAATCTTACAGGCACAGCTCGATATGCAAGCGTTAACACTCACCTTGGAGTTG AACAAAGCCGAAGAGATGATTTGGAATCACTGGGTTATGTGCTCATGTATTTCTTACGAGGAAG CCTCCCCTGGCAGGGCCTGAAGGCAGGAACAAAGAagcaaaaatatgataaaatcaGTGAAAAGAAGATGGTAACCCCTGTTGAG GTACTCTGCAAGTCATATCCATCAGAGTTTGTATCATACTTCCATTATTGTCGTTCATTACGCTTTGAAGACAAACCGGATTATTCATATTTGAAGAGGCTTTTCCGTGAGTTGTTTATTCGAGAGG GATATCAGTTTGACTTTGTGTATGACTGGACCATACTCAAGTATCCACAGCTCACTGGTAGCTCCAGACAACGG CCGTCTAGTGGAAAAGCTGCCTTAAATTCTGGAGCATCTGCCGAAAGAACAGAAAAGCTATCAG CAGGACGAGAGCAACGAGATAGATCTTCAGGTGCCGTTGAGGTATTTACAAGGAAAAATGCATCAGGTGGTGGACATCTTAGTGATCCTTCAAAACAGAAGGTATCAGAGAAGGCATTGCCAGCAAAAGATGAG GATAATGATTCTGGAAGGGGACGAAGTTCTACCACCCGTCCTAGCAGCTTGTCCAAGAGAGCAGTTGCCTCAAGCAGCAGGCCGACAACCTCTTCTGTGGGGCCCAGCGATAGATCAAGTTGGCTTCTTTCAGGTAGTAGTCGCCTCTCAGGAGGCCAGAGACTCCATTCTGGGTCTGAGCCAAGATCATCTCTCTCCAAAGCTACAACTTCACAAGCTATCCGTGAAGATCAGAATCAAAGCTTCGAGCGCCATTCAAGGGTTACAGATGATAGAAAGTGA